The genomic region GATACCGAATGTGCCGACCTCCGCGCTGCAGGTCGATCTCGCCAAGGGAACTCTGACCATCGATGTCGCATCGCTCCTCGGCGGTGCCTACACCGGCGAGATCTCGCCTCTGCTGAACGAACAGAACCCGAACACTCGCCTGTTCATCGACTGGGAGCTCCCCGCCGACGCGGCCACTGAGCTGGTGAACAACTGGGTGACCGCCGTCACCGACGTGCTGTACAACGTGATCTCGATCGACATCACGGCGGGCAGTGTGAGCGGCGTCCTTCCCACCGGGCTGGAGCTCACAGGGACGCTCGGCCAGTTCCTCAACGGCACGGCGACGGTGAAGTTCGTCCTTGCCGGAGTACCGATCACTCTGGCTGCTGACGTGCTCGCGGGCCTCCTGGCCGGCATCGGCGGCCTGGTCACGGCCGAGATCGCCGCTCTGTTCGCCCCTGGAGGTGCACTGGCGTCTGTGCTGACCGCGCTGAACGGGCTGCTGAGCAGCCTGTTCACCGTGCTGCAGGACGTGCTCGTGCTCACTGTCAACGCGCAGAACGCGGCGACGGGCGCGATCCCGGACTACTTCCAGCACATCACGCCCACAGGCCGGTACGACGTGGCGGCGTTGAACATCCAGCTCGTCGGACTGCTCAACGTGCTGAGCCTCAACCTCGCACGGGGGTCGGTCGGCCAGAACGTCGCACGTTAGCAGTGGCGCTCTCCGCGGGGGTGGCTTGGTCAACGGCCGAGCCACCCCCGCGTCGTCGGCAGGCGAACCCGTGGTCGGCAAGAGGATGCCGCTGACGGGCTCCCGGCAACGCGCCACAGCGCCGCCCAAGGAGCGCGTCAGCAGTGAGCACAGGCGAAGCGCGAGACTCAGACGGCCCTGAGCACGCCGAGTCGGGTCAACTCCTCCACAACAGCGGCGACGGCATCCTCGGGATCGACTCCGGGTGGGGCGCCGTGCGCAGCGACGGCCGCCACGGTGAGCTCCGCGAGGGTCGCCCCGTCGGCCGCACGCCAGAGGGTAGGGGCGATGCCTGCGAGCAGCCAGAAGTCGCCCGTGCCCAACTCCTCGGACGCCTTCAGCAGCGCGAGCCGGTCCGGGTCTCGGAAGGCGAGCACATCGTGGGTGCGAGTCCTCCGGTAGCGAAGCTCGCCCGCCCCCGACGCGGCCACAACAGGCTCGCGCCCGCTGTCCGTCGGCGTCGGAGCGGACTCGCCTCCTGGCACTCGAATGCCCTCGGCCAGAGCGGCCTCACGCGCAGCGCCTCGCGATCGCGGCAAGCCGACGCCATCGTCTGCCTCGCGTCCCGGAAGGGGCGAGTGCTGCGGGGTTCTGGCGAGCAGCTGATCGAGCACCGCGACCAGCGATTCAGCATCCCGGTATCGCACCCGCAGCACCCGTGTCTCGACCGCGTGGTTCGCGATCGTCCGCAACGGTGCGGGCATCGTTGTCAGATAGCTCGACTGCATCACCAGGTCGGACAGCGCGTCGGCGAGATCGACGGGCTCGACGACGGCGGTGACGTCGGCGTTCTCGGCACGTTCGAGCAGCACAAGGGCGGCCAGCCGAAGCTGTGACTCCGGCAGCTCCCGCAGATGCAGTTCGGATGGCGACCGCTGCACCTTCGGCGCGTTGACCTCCTCGATGACCGACAGGGGTTTGCGATAGGGCCAGACCCGGCCCTCCTCATCGACGGCGACGGTCTCGTCCGAGACATAGCCGAGGTGAGAGCCGAGCGCTCGCGCGGCGGTCGTCTTTCCGCGACCCGACGGCCCCACGAGGGCGACCACACGTCCGTCGGACGATGCGAGGCCGGCGGCGTGCAGCATCCAGAGCCTTCCGCGCTGCCGTTCGATCGCCGCCAGAGTGACACGCTGCGACAGCTCCGAGAGCACCGAGGCCGCCTCGGTCCATGGTGCCGCCGTCACCTCGACCGCGTCCGGCCCCGTGCCTTGCTCCCCGCCGTCGCCGGCATCCGGCCCGGCGGAGAGCTCCGTGCATGACGATGGAACGAGGGCATCGCGCCAAGCGGCCGCCACGGCCTCGCGGGTGGCCTCGTCGAGGTCGTCGCCGCGGATGCGCACCTTCACGCCCAGCGCGTCTACCAGCACGCTCCACCCCACCGCATCAGTCTAGGGGGCGCCAGGAAACGGCTGCACCGAGCGTCGAACGCCTGCACCGCTCACAGTGCCCGCTGCCCTGCCTGGACGATTCGTCGTCGCACGCGAGCCGCTCCCCGCAGACGAGCGCGCAATAGACTCGCTACGCCCACCCGCCACGTGTTTCCCACACGACGCCCGCCCGCTGCGAAGGAAGTGCCCCTCCGTGCCGCAGAACGCCCGCCTCCGAGCCGTGACCGACGTCGCCATCGCCACGAACAACGGCGACATCGGCGGCGGCGAAGTCATGATGCTGCGCATCGCGACTGCGCTCCGCGAGCGGGGCATCCGGGTCACCGTCGTCGTCCCGCGTGCACCTGACGCGGTCGCCCAGGTCGCCATGCACGCGGGCCACACCGTGGCGGTGCTCGACGCGGACGACCGCCCGGAGTGGATGCGCGCGCTGCGACGCTGGGACGCCCGCCGGCGCACCGGAGTGCTGTGGTGCAACGGACTCGTTCCGGCGGTCGCGACGGCCGGGCATCGCCGCCGTGTCGTGCATCTGCATCAGCGGCCCACCGGCATCCACCGGCCGCTCTCGGTGATGGCGCGCGCACGGGCATCCGCCGTGCTTGTGCCGTCGCGCAGCATGCTGGCGGAGGTACCGCACGCCCGGGTACTGCCGAACTGGACGGATCCTCTCCCTGCGACCACCCGCCTTCGCGCCCCGGGCGACCCGTTCGTGGTCGGCTTCCTGGGACGGGTCTCGATGGACAAGGGCATCGGCGTGCTGGCGGAGGCGCTGCGGATGCTCGACCAGCGGCATCCCGGAGCATTCCGTCTCGCTCTCGGCGGCGAGTCACGCTTCGTCTCGGACGCGTCAGTCGCCGCATCGGAGGCGGCGCTCGCGCCGATCGCACCGATCACGGACCGGCTCGGCTGGATCGACCCCGCCGATCTCTTCGATCGCATCGACCTGCTCGTGGTGCCCTCGGTACAACCGGAGACGTTCGGGCTCGTGGCCGCCGAGGGCATGTCGGCCCGAGTGCCCGTGCTCGTCACGGATGCCGGTGCCCTGCCCGAGGTGGTCGGCGACGAGCATCCTCTCATCGTGACAGCAGGCGACCCGACGGCGCTCGCCGAGAAGATCGTCGCAGCGAGCGATGGCCGGCTACGCGCAGACGTCGACGCCCAGTACGCGCGGTGGCTCACGTGCTTCTCGCCGGACACTGGCGCCCGGCACGTGCGCGAGCTGCTGTCGGAGCTCGCTCCGTAACGTCGGACTCGCGCTGTCGCATCGAGCCTCAGGCCGTCGCCGTGCCCTCGTCCTGCACGGCCAGCAGGCCCCTCCGCGTGAGGATGTCGAGGAACTCGGAAACCTCGACACCGTCGAACGCGTCCTGTGCTCCTTCGGCGTCGGCCGCGGCTCGCAGCTCGTCGACGGTCGAGGCACCGTCGGCGAGCAGCACCCAGATCAGCCACGCGGTGTCGTTGAGCACGAACGTCTCCCCTGTGGCCAGGTCGGCGACCCAGGCCGTGCGCTCGCGACGTCCGCCGTCCAGAGCATCGATCCAGGCCAGGTCGTTCCTGATGGCGTACCGGACGGTCACGTTGAAGCCCCATCGTCATGCCCGCGAAGGCGGGATGCCAATGCCCGCCCGGCCGAGCCTGCTGCCTTGCCGACGCGCGCGAACTGCTCGGCCACGACCTCACGGCCGGTCGGTTCGTGACCGAGCCGTATCCGCAGGTGGGTGCGGTTCACACGCGTGGCCCGAGCCAGCACGCGCATGCGGGCGCGGAATCCCTCCGCCGAGCGGAAACGAGCACGCCACTCTTCCAGCCGATCACCGCCCTCGCGCGACCAGTAGTCCCACAAGGCGTAGTCCGGGTCATCGCGATGGAGCTCGAGCTCGCCGATCCCCGCCGCGAACGCCGCTTGTCCCTCCAGCTCCTCGGCGAGCGCCCGCACCTGGGGCTTCAGCTGCTCGGGGCACTGCTGCCACGTCTCTGACTGGTCGTACCCGTGCGACCGGGCCACGTGCATGGTCTGCACGAGCACTTGTCCGCGCGGCGAGAGCACGGTGCAGGGCCGGTGCGCGATCGCGAGAACGCCTCGCTCCCGCCACAGCCGGTCGAACACTGTCTCTGGGCTCTCTCGGAATCCGGGGATCCTGCGGTGCACATCCACCCAGGTCCACGATGGATGCTGGTAGTTGGCCGCGTGGCCGAACGGCGATCCCTCGTCGAAGTCGGAGTACAGCGACCAACCGCGGGCTCGAAGTGCCCGAACGAACGTCTCCAGCTGTTCCGGGCGCACGAGCACGTCGGCATCGGTGGAATCGTGGACGGCGGCGCGGAAGGCGGCATCCGTCGGCCCCTTGATGTGCAGGATGTCCACCCTGGCCTCGTCAGCCACAGCCTGCAGCGCTGCATGGGTGAGGTGCACCCTTGCCCAGACCGGAACCGACTGCACGGAGTCATTCCCCGCTTCAGCCACGAGCGCGGACCCGCGATGACGAGCCGGACGCCGACGTGCCTGCCACGAGCGGCTCGCGATACCACGGCTGTCGTGCCGGGGGAGCAACGCCCTGATTCTCGACCGAGGAGACGGCGAGGTTCGCAAGTCCCACCCCGAGCACGAGGAATCCGGCGGGGCTCAAGAAGACCTCACCCAGACGGCTGGCGCAGTAGAAAACGACGAGGGTTGCTGCTGCCACGACGCGAGTGTCGTAGTCGGTGACGCGGATCACTGACGAGCGAGCACGCATCCCGAAACCCGCCAGTACATAGCAAAGGAGGATACCTACGGCGAAGATGACGCCACCCTCGACGATGAGGTCCTCATAGGAGCTGTTGAAGAACCACGTGGCACCCTCAAGGTGCACCACACCCTGCGCCAGACCGTCCCCGTACCAGGGCGTGGCAGCGGTCTTCACAAGCGATGCGGCATCGATGCGAGCGCGCAAGGCATCCGAGCCCGCCCGGTCCGTTGCGATGACGCCGATGCCCTGTGCGATGGTCAAGTTGGCCCAGACGAACGCACCCGTGAGCGCGGCACCGAGCAGTACCTGGAACGCGCGCCCCAAGCGCTGCGTGCAGCACAGCCAGATCACCGCGGCGGCATACGCTGCCATGCCCGTCCTTGATCCCGTGTCCACGACAGCAAGCGCTCCCAGCACGAGTATCCCTGCGCGCAACCAGACGCGCCGCACCACCACGGTCAAGAGGATCGTCCCGACTGCGTAGTAGAGACCGGCGGCATTGGGGTCCTGCAGAAGGCCCGTCAGGCGCCCGTCGTAGTCATTCGGTGCGAGATGCAGATAGAACAGTCCGACGTTGACGGCGAGACCCAGACCCAGCCCTTTGATGACCGAGCCGACGTCGATCCTGCCGCTGGCCATGAACGCAGCCGTGAATGCGAGGATGACGATGTTCGCGGCGCGGCGAAGCGGATCGACGCCGTTGTACAAGGTCTCCAGGGCTGCATAGGCGATCAGCACCAGTGCCAGCCACGGGAACCAGCGCGCCAGGCCCAGCGAGCGTGTCGGGCGACGAAAGGCGGCGACGGCAACGAGCAGCACCAATGCCAGTTGTGCCGTGGGGATCGAGCCGCCGATGAGGGATATGCGCACAACGACGAATCCCGCGAGCACCGCGTCGACGATGCGGGCCGAGTGCGGCAACGGCACGAGCCTGCGCGTCGGAGGATGCAGGGCCGCCCGCGATCCTGCTGGACTGATGGCGGTCATCATTCCATTATCGAGGAGGTTGTCATGAGCTCAATGTGCGCAGACAGAGCAGCGATCTACATCGAATGAGACATCCGCTCAGATCGCCGTCGTACCAAGACCTCAACAAGGTACAGGAGGCCGTCAGCCGAACGCAGTGTCCGGACCGCCGAACCGCTCACCGAGTCTCATCTGAAGCACACTCGTTCGCGGACGATCGTGGCTACGGCGGACCACATGTGTCGGGTGGTGTAGCGGGCACCGACCATCTCACGCGCGGCAGCTCCGAGCCTCGTCCGGAGCTGCTCGTTCTGAACCGCCTCTTCCAGCCGAAAGCGTAGTTGATCAGCTTGACCAGGCTCACTGAGTAGAGCGGTGCTGCCGTCGTGCAGGTATTCGCTCAGCGCCTGCGAGCGCGTGGCGACCACACAACAGCCGGCAGCTGACGCCTCCAAAGCAACACTCTGCCCAGTGGGGTACGCAAGGTCGAAGGTCGGCACGGCCACGACCTGGGCACGGTTCAGCAAGGAGACGTATTCCTCGTACGGGACCGGGGCATGCACTGTGACGTTCGAGGGTGCCTGAAGGCCCGCGAGGTTCACCGGTTTGCAGTACAGATCCACTCGCGTCCGCATGCCCTCAACCGCACGAAAGAGCGTTCGATAATCACGCCCGCGATCAAATCCGACTGACAAGATCGGGATATCGCGCTCACGAGAAGAGGGCGGAGTGGGGAATCGATTCCACTCGATACCGAACGGAACGGCCGCGAGCTGGCCTTCTGTAAAACCAGCATCCACGAATATCTCTCGCTGATTCTCACTCAAGAACAAGATCAGGTCGACTCCCGCGAAGCGCCTCGCCACTGATCGTCGCTCGGAGGGCGACATTCGCCTGAGCTCTTCGGATAGCCAACACGAGAGCATGACGACAGGATGCGCGTGATAAGGAGGAATTCGCAGCTTCTTCAGCTGGAGCGGCGCTAATGCGAACTGTTCGAGCAGGGCCAGAGTCATGTCGGCGCGGGCACCGATGCCACGGACTGCTTCCTCCCACTTCATTCCCGAGCGATGCTCAACGACATCCCGAATCTTCCGTGCAGCCCTCAAGGCATGTCTCCGAGGAATGTCAAGGGTGAATCCGTGATCAGCGAGGCGCCCGACATCGTAGGCGAGCCGCCCATCTACCGGCGTTTCAGCAAGCACGAGAGCGGAGACGGTCGGCTCTGCGGTCATTCGGCAGAACCTGTTCTTCCCGTCGATCGGCGACGTCCCCAGAAGGCGAACGGCGCCCGAATCATCTTTACCACCCTCGGGAATCGAGTGCGAAGGTTCTCGAGCCAACGGTATCGATGTCGCAGGTCATTGATCTGATCTTGTTGGCTGAAGATGAACCGGAACAGATCTTCAGCATGCTCGACATAGAGACGATGATTGTTGCGCAGCAGGCGCGCGCTGGTCTCCACGAGCAAGTCTCGATCTTTGGCAAAAGAATCGTTCATCGATCGGCCGGACTGGCGGTAGTGGAAGTAAACCCCGTCAAGACGCACTGGATATCCCCCGAGTGCAAGAAGTTTGAGGACGAAATCATGATCTTCTCTACCCCGCTTGAAGAACGGGTCGTATCCACCAACCCTTACCCAATCGGCTCTGCGGTAGAGGCACGAACAAAAGATCAAATTGTGGACAAGGATTCTCTCCCACGAGAAGTCCGGCAATTCCCACGGACCCGTGCGGGTCCCGAACAACTCGGCCCGACTGTACACCAGACGCGCATCCGGCTGTCCAGACAACGCCAACACCGCTTCTTCGACATACCGGGGGTCGATCAGGTCGTCTGCATCCAGCGGTAGAACGTATTCAGCGTTGCTGGCGGCGATCGCAGCGTTCCGCGCCGCTGACAGACCGCTGTTCTCTTGGCGGATCAACCGCACCCGCGGCTTCTGTGCGACGCGGACGAGCGCATCCAGCGTCCGAAGATCCGTCGAGCCGTCATCGACGACAATGACGTCGAGGGGTACGTAGGTCTGGGCCAGAGCAGACTCCACGGATTCGATGACGACATCGCCAGAGTCGAAGCATGGAACGACGACCGAGACGGAGCCCGACCCACCGCTCATGCGAGTTCTCCTAGTTCCACCAGACGTGCAAACGACGGCGTGGACGCACGAACCTCTGTGAACGAGCCCTCGCCCTCCACCGTGCCATCACTCAAGAACACGAGCTTGTCCGCGTCTCGCACCGTAGAAAGCCTGTGGGCGACGATGATGACAGTGATCTGCCCGTGCAGTGCTCGGAGCGTCTGAGTAATCTGATGCTCGGTTTCGTTGTCGAGTGCTGACGTCGCCTCATCTAGCACGAGAACGCGTGGTCTTCTGAACAAGGCCCGCGCGAGACCGACCCGCTGACGCTGCCCGCCGGACAGACGCGTACCGCGCTCACCGACGATCGTCTTCAATCCATTGGCCAGGCTCCTTACATACGAGTCGAGTTGCGCCATCCGCACGACCTCGTGCAGCAGGGCACGATCAGCGTCGTCGAGGGGCCTCCCGTAAGTGATGTTCGCTTCGAGAGTGTCGTTCAGAAGGAAGACGTCTTGCGGCACCACGCCCAGGCCCTCGTACCATCGAGCCACATCATCGTTGATCGACACCCCTCCGCAGGTGATCTCTCCCGATGTCGGCTGCTGAAGGCCCAGGATGAGGTCTATAACCGTCGACTTTCCCGCGCCGCTTGCACCCACGATCGCGGTCGTGGTGTGCTCGGAGATCTTCATGTCGAGATCTCGAAGCACCGGGGCCGGGTCATCCGGGTAGTGAAAGCCGACCGAACGCAGGACGATGTCTCCGCGGTAGGGTTCGGCGGACCGCGGCGCCTCGCAATGAGCCACGCTCCGATTCAACGTGTCCGCAGCCTCCGTGAGGAGGCCCAGGCTCACGGTCCCAGAACGCACGGACCCGATATTGGCCGACACCCTGGTCATTGTGGGCAGCCCTCGGAGCGCGGCGGCGGCAAAGATCGCCAGCACCGTAAGCGCATCGGACGCCGAACCTGTGACGAAGAGGATGGCGGCCATTCCCGCGACCGCAAGGATGAAGATGATCTGCAGTAGATACTTCGGCAGTTCCGACAGCAATGAATACGCCTGATTCGCACGCGCCGTGCGGATGCGCGCCTCCCCGAAGCCACGCACGAAGCGTTCAGCGCTCGACGAAAGCCGGGCCTCACGGAAACCATCGAGCACTGGCATGATGTGCGCCCACGCATCAAGGCTCGCTGCAGCCAGCTCTTCGCCCACACGCAGCTGTCTTCGTCGAAGAGACCGCTGGAAGGCCACCATGGCACCGGCGAAAAGCGCGATGGCGAAAAGCGTGACCAGCGGCGACGCGATCATGAGCACGACACAGATCCCGACGAGGGTCATCGCATCCGAGACGACGGTCACGGCGTTCAGCAACGTGTTGCTCGCTATGGTCGTCATGTCATTGATGTTCCGATACACATCGGGCAGATTCCTCGAGCGATGGTCGGCGTACGGGGCCAGCGCATAGCGCCTGAGAAGCTCCGTCGCCGCGTCGGCTCCGATTCGTGTGGTCCGTCCCAAGAGCCACCACCGGAAGAGGATCATGAGCGCACTGCTCACGATGAAGAGGAGCGCCACGCACAGCGCAAAGGCCGGGATCAACACAGCGGGATCGTTGGTGCCCAGAATGTCGACAACCACCTTGACGACCGACGATTGACTCTCCGTCGTCGAGAAAAGCTGCATGAGTGGAACCATTGCTGCAACGCCGATCATGTCGAGCAGCGCCAGCAAAAGCGAGAGCACAGCCGTCGTCACGACCCAGCGTGCGGGATGCACCCTAGCGAGTTGCAGGAGGACTTTCATGCCGTGTACGGACCGTGAGTCCGCGTTCTCTGTTGCCATTCAGTGGTCTCCTGGTGCATCCGCCATCTGTCTGGACGCGGCACCCTTGCCGTAGATCGACGAAAGTGCCGTACACATCTGTCTCACGGTGGTCCCCTTACAGGACTCGGGGCGCGGAGCCACTGACAGCACCCGTCGTACGATCACAGACGCACTCACTTCTTGCACGAGTGACGCCTCATCGAGGATTTCCCCATTCCCACCGACATCCGCGGCGACGACCGCTATCCCATTGGCCCGTGCGTCCAGAAGAGTGTACGAGCAGTTCTCCCACACCGAGAGCTGCACGAGCAGGTCGGCCTCCGCCATGGCAACATCCGCATCCACGAAGCCCGGGAACGATACTGAATCCGCCAGATCGAGTCGGGCCGCCTGCGCGACCAGTTCGTCCCGCAGCGGTCCTTCCCCGGCGATCGTGAGCGTGGCATCCGGCCGCTCCATCTTCACCAGGGCGAACGCGTCGATGAGCTTGTCGATGCGCTTCTCTGGGGACAACCGCGACAGCGAGAGGATCCGCAGGGTGTCCGGTCGTCCCATGCGCGGCTCGACGCCCGGTGGGAGGTCGACGCCGTTCGGGATGACCTCGATGGACTGTCTGACATGCCACTTCGCGATCATCGCCTTGCGTGTGGCGTTCGCCACGGCGATCACGCCGTCGAACCGAGGGAACCGCGCCCGGTGTACGAGGGCCATGAGGCGAGCCTGCGTCGTTGAGTCGTGGTAAACCGCGTCGTCGCCCGCGATGCCGTGCTCGGTGGTGAAGCGCCGGGCGCCACGCGGCAGCCGGGTCCAGGCGTTGATGATATCCGCGTAGGCAAGATGCGAGTGCACGATATCGGGTCTGAGCGCGCGTGCCGTGAGGGCGAGGGAGCGGCGGGATGCCCGGACGCCCGCGCCCGGACCGAACCGCCCGGCGACGACGGCACTCCCCTGGCTCCGCAGCCGTTCGGCCAGCGCCCCCTCGGGACACAGCACGACGACGCGCCATCCCGGGATACCGGTGCGCGTGACATCGAGGACGTGCCGGGCCACGCCACCGAGATCGGGCACGGGAACGAGCCAGAGCGCGATGGGCGGGCCCGCCGCTGAGGAACCCTGATCACGCTCATTGAACCGCTCGTCGCCCTCGCC from Humibacter ginsenosidimutans harbors:
- a CDS encoding glycosyltransferase family 4 protein → MPQNARLRAVTDVAIATNNGDIGGGEVMMLRIATALRERGIRVTVVVPRAPDAVAQVAMHAGHTVAVLDADDRPEWMRALRRWDARRRTGVLWCNGLVPAVATAGHRRRVVHLHQRPTGIHRPLSVMARARASAVLVPSRSMLAEVPHARVLPNWTDPLPATTRLRAPGDPFVVGFLGRVSMDKGIGVLAEALRMLDQRHPGAFRLALGGESRFVSDASVAASEAALAPIAPITDRLGWIDPADLFDRIDLLVVPSVQPETFGLVAAEGMSARVPVLVTDAGALPEVVGDEHPLIVTAGDPTALAEKIVAASDGRLRADVDAQYARWLTCFSPDTGARHVRELLSELAP
- a CDS encoding PqqD family protein is translated as MTVRYAIRNDLAWIDALDGGRRERTAWVADLATGETFVLNDTAWLIWVLLADGASTVDELRAAADAEGAQDAFDGVEVSEFLDILTRRGLLAVQDEGTATA
- a CDS encoding nucleotidyltransferase family protein produces the protein MQSVPVWARVHLTHAALQAVADEARVDILHIKGPTDAAFRAAVHDSTDADVLVRPEQLETFVRALRARGWSLYSDFDEGSPFGHAANYQHPSWTWVDVHRRIPGFRESPETVFDRLWRERGVLAIAHRPCTVLSPRGQVLVQTMHVARSHGYDQSETWQQCPEQLKPQVRALAEELEGQAAFAAGIGELELHRDDPDYALWDYWSREGGDRLEEWRARFRSAEGFRARMRVLARATRVNRTHLRIRLGHEPTGREVVAEQFARVGKAAGSAGRALASRLRGHDDGAST
- a CDS encoding glycosyltransferase family 4 protein yields the protein MTAEPTVSALVLAETPVDGRLAYDVGRLADHGFTLDIPRRHALRAARKIRDVVEHRSGMKWEEAVRGIGARADMTLALLEQFALAPLQLKKLRIPPYHAHPVVMLSCWLSEELRRMSPSERRSVARRFAGVDLILFLSENQREIFVDAGFTEGQLAAVPFGIEWNRFPTPPSSRERDIPILSVGFDRGRDYRTLFRAVEGMRTRVDLYCKPVNLAGLQAPSNVTVHAPVPYEEYVSLLNRAQVVAVPTFDLAYPTGQSVALEASAAGCCVVATRSQALSEYLHDGSTALLSEPGQADQLRFRLEEAVQNEQLRTRLGAAAREMVGARYTTRHMWSAVATIVRERVCFR
- a CDS encoding glycosyltransferase family A protein codes for the protein MSGGSGSVSVVVPCFDSGDVVIESVESALAQTYVPLDVIVVDDGSTDLRTLDALVRVAQKPRVRLIRQENSGLSAARNAAIAASNAEYVLPLDADDLIDPRYVEEAVLALSGQPDARLVYSRAELFGTRTGPWELPDFSWERILVHNLIFCSCLYRRADWVRVGGYDPFFKRGREDHDFVLKLLALGGYPVRLDGVYFHYRQSGRSMNDSFAKDRDLLVETSARLLRNNHRLYVEHAEDLFRFIFSQQDQINDLRHRYRWLENLRTRFPRVVKMIRAPFAFWGRRRSTGRTGSAE
- a CDS encoding ABC transporter ATP-binding protein, which produces MATENADSRSVHGMKVLLQLARVHPARWVVTTAVLSLLLALLDMIGVAAMVPLMQLFSTTESQSSVVKVVVDILGTNDPAVLIPAFALCVALLFIVSSALMILFRWWLLGRTTRIGADAATELLRRYALAPYADHRSRNLPDVYRNINDMTTIASNTLLNAVTVVSDAMTLVGICVVLMIASPLVTLFAIALFAGAMVAFQRSLRRRQLRVGEELAAASLDAWAHIMPVLDGFREARLSSSAERFVRGFGEARIRTARANQAYSLLSELPKYLLQIIFILAVAGMAAILFVTGSASDALTVLAIFAAAALRGLPTMTRVSANIGSVRSGTVSLGLLTEAADTLNRSVAHCEAPRSAEPYRGDIVLRSVGFHYPDDPAPVLRDLDMKISEHTTTAIVGASGAGKSTVIDLILGLQQPTSGEITCGGVSINDDVARWYEGLGVVPQDVFLLNDTLEANITYGRPLDDADRALLHEVVRMAQLDSYVRSLANGLKTIVGERGTRLSGGQRQRVGLARALFRRPRVLVLDEATSALDNETEHQITQTLRALHGQITVIIVAHRLSTVRDADKLVFLSDGTVEGEGSFTEVRASTPSFARLVELGELA
- a CDS encoding glycosyltransferase family 4 protein, whose translation is MGEGDERFNERDQGSSAAGPPIALWLVPVPDLGGVARHVLDVTRTGIPGWRVVVLCPEGALAERLRSQGSAVVAGRFGPGAGVRASRRSLALTARALRPDIVHSHLAYADIINAWTRLPRGARRFTTEHGIAGDDAVYHDSTTQARLMALVHRARFPRFDGVIAVANATRKAMIAKWHVRQSIEVIPNGVDLPPGVEPRMGRPDTLRILSLSRLSPEKRIDKLIDAFALVKMERPDATLTIAGEGPLRDELVAQAARLDLADSVSFPGFVDADVAMAEADLLVQLSVWENCSYTLLDARANGIAVVAADVGGNGEILDEASLVQEVSASVIVRRVLSVAPRPESCKGTTVRQMCTALSSIYGKGAASRQMADAPGDH